The window CAACGAGTGACCACTTGACGGGCCTGTTGTCCCGCTTCAATACGTCTCGCCTGATCATGCTCACCTCCGCCCGCATCCTTTCTCTATGTATTCTCGCCGGTCGTTTCCGGCGTCTCACCACATTGGACGCGAACAGTGCAGAAAGAGTTGCATTGGCGTCCGAACCCCCTTACGGAGCAGGCCGCGGATCGGTTTCAGGGGACGATGACGCGAGCGGTCCGGATGAAATCGAGATCGGGGTAACGCCGTGTGAGGTAATGATTTCCGTGGGAGGCGATACAGCCGAAGGAGGGGCCGGTACCCTCGGGTGGAATCTCACCGTACTCGCCGTTGAGGCGGAAGAGCACCTGCATGCCATCGACGACGCGACCGATGGGGGCGAATCCCTGCGCGTCGAGCATCTCGTTCGCGCGATAGCTGAAGAACAGCTGTGTGGTGCGCGTGCCCGGCCCGGCCATGGCGTACGTCAGGGTACCCGCTGCGGTCGGAACGCGTGGCGGGTCGTCCTCGAGTCTCTGCCGGAGCCAAGTGCTGTCGATCGCGGGCGTACCGTTCATCCCGAACTGCGCGACGAAGCCAGGCAGCACGCGGAAGAAGCGGGAGCCGTCATAGAATCCCTGGCGGGTGAGGTTGTAGAAGCGTGCCGCGCCGAGCGGTGCCCACTCGCGATACACCCGCACGCGCACGGTACCAGCCGTCGTTTCCATCTCGACGTCGAACGAGTCCGGGGGCGCCTGGTTCAGCTCCGGCGCGTCCGGCCGCAGCAGCACGTGGTCGGGCGGGAGGTCGGCTGGCGGCGGCGCGCTGCCGCACGGGTTGTCGGCGCACGCCGCCAGGAGCAGGATGATCAGGGCCGGCAGTCGCATGCGCGCCATTGTACCGCGGCCGGGGCGACAGCGAAACCCTGCTGCCGGCGTGAGCGTAATGATTGTGCAATTTTCCTGTTCACGGATTCGATCTCATGCGACGCCTGCCCCTCTCCGGCCTGACCCTCGCCGTCCTCACGGCGGGCACCCTCATCCCCGGCGATGTTCGAGCCCAGCGGTCGACCGCGCCCCCGACGGCGGCCGATTCCGCCGCTGCATTCGCCGACCCCGGCGCGGCCGAGATCTTCGATCGCGCACGCGCAGCGCGCGACCGTACGGACCACGCCATTCGCAGCTACACGGCGATCGTGCGCAATCGGATTGCCGCGGCCATGCGCATGCCGCTCAAGGATCGCACGCTGTTCCGGCAGGAGACCGCTGCCCGCGTTCGCTGGAGCCGCGACGCCGAGATCGTCGTGCAGATGCTCGCGGCACGCACCCAGCATCCCGGCGGCGTGGAAGCCCCGCAAGGCTACAGCGGCATCGGCATCGACGAGCTCTTCGATCCCGGTGAGGACCGGATGTACTTCGGCATGTCGAGCGGCGACACCGACGACGTATCCGATGACGACGACTTCTGGATCGAGCATCCGCTCGGTGATGCGGCGGAACGCCACTACCGCTTCGCGAGTGGCGACACATTGACCATTACGCTCCAGGGCGGACGTGTCATCCGCGCCATCGAGCTGCGCGTCACGCCGCGCCGTGACGACCCGCACACCGTGCGCGGCACGCTCTGGATCGAGGAACAGAGCGGCGCGCTCGCCCAGGCCGCGTTCCGCCTCGCCCGCACGGTCGACGTCCTGCGCGACATGAACGCGATCGATGAGGACGATCGCGATGACATGAACAAGGTACCCGGC is drawn from Longimicrobiales bacterium and contains these coding sequences:
- a CDS encoding peptidylprolyl isomerase, producing the protein MARMRLPALIILLLAACADNPCGSAPPPADLPPDHVLLRPDAPELNQAPPDSFDVEMETTAGTVRVRVYREWAPLGAARFYNLTRQGFYDGSRFFRVLPGFVAQFGMNGTPAIDSTWLRQRLEDDPPRVPTAAGTLTYAMAGPGTRTTQLFFSYRANEMLDAQGFAPIGRVVDGMQVLFRLNGEYGEIPPEGTGPSFGCIASHGNHYLTRRYPDLDFIRTARVIVP